In a single window of the Rhinoraja longicauda isolate Sanriku21f chromosome 10, sRhiLon1.1, whole genome shotgun sequence genome:
- the katnbl1 gene encoding KATNB1-like protein 1 — MASRLQNGRQGVLFAVEGELIEKKQLGKRKHSDYSETMKKVKLSECKEANSEINRSSTEQAEKTLSKTAKAVCAKKKTRRRVQRNVGNKKQRPGVWSCDMANKENEVVCSGTVPKVCNDNRNSQLNSSEFSVSQTDGASVTYADYFAQISKDHATMTQVLFGRNLRLSVALTFWQKSASELVAYLVRIQDTAVVADCLPILTKSLEEEKESISIGCCVDLLPLVQELLRSRFEEYLIVGLNWLRAVLKRWWPELSTNAKNCNATHAEDRNIVIMKDRLRQLREQGYHLSSVPGYTGKVAQSVGTYLEQLY; from the exons ATGGCATCTAgacttcaaaatggcaggcaaggTGTATTATTTGCTGTGGAAGGTGAGCTTATTGAAAAGAAGCAACTTGGTAAAAGAAAGCATTCTGATTACAGTGAGACAATGAAAAAG GTTAAACTGTCGGAATGTAAAGAAGCGAATTCTGAGATTAATAG ATCATCCACTGAACAAGCAGAGAAAACGTTGTCTAAAACAGCCAAAGCAGTGTGCGCCAAAAAGAAGACCAGACGTCGAGTCCAAAGAAACGTGGGCAACAAAAAGCAGCGCCCAGGTGTTTGGAGCTGTGATATGGCAAATAAAGAAAATGAAGTAGTTTGTTCAGGAACTGTACCTAAAGTGTGTAATGACAATCGCAACTCAcagctgaactccagtgaattttCTGTTTCACAGACTGATGGTGCTTCAGTCACATATGCTGATTATTTTGCACAG ATTTCCAAGGATCATGCTACTATGACACAAGTGCTATTTGGCAGAAACCTAAGACTTAGTGTGGCCCTGACTTTCTGGCAAAAAAGTGCAAGTGAGCTGGTGGCTTATTTGGTCAG GATACAGGACACTGCTGTTGTTGCAGATTGTCTACCTATACTTACCAAGAG TCTGGAAGAAGAGAAAGAAAGTATCTCCATAGGTTGTTGCGTTGATCTATTACCATTAGTGCAAGAATTATTAAGAAGCAGGTTTGAAGA GTACCTGATTGTTGGTTTAAACTGGCTCCGGGCTGTCCTTAAGCGATGGTGGCCAGAGCTATCCACAAATGCAAAAAATTGTAATGCAACTCATGCAGAAGACCG AAACATTGTGATAATGAAAGATCGGTTAAGACAATTGCGGGAACAGGGCTATCACCTATCTTCAGTTCCAGGGTACACTGGAAAAGTAGCTCAG AGTGTGGGAACGTACCTGGAGCAGTTATACTAA